The window GCACGAAGCTCGGCGAGGTAGCCGCTGCGGTCGAGCACCGCCTCGAGGACGTCGCCGGGCGCTGCATCCGCCATCGACACCAGCTCGTCGATCAGCGCAACGAACGCCTGGATGGCATTCAACGAGCGCGACGCGAGGTTGGCATCGGCGGCCCGATGCAGCGCCTCGAAGAACGTGATCCGTTCGCGCTCGGCGAGAGTGGCGATCGCCCCTTCGGAGGTGTCGCCGATGCCGCGCTTGGGGGTGTTGAGGATCCGTCGTAGCGAGACGGTGTCGGACGGGTTGAAGACCACGCGGAGATAAGCGAGCGCGTCGCGAATCTCGCGCCGCTCATAGAAGCGGACTCCGCCGACGACCTTGTAGGGCAGCCCGACCCGGATAAACACTTCCTCGAACACGCGGCTCTGGGCATTGGTGCGGTAGAACACCGCGACGTCGCAGGGCCGAATGCCTTCGTTGTCGGCCAGCCGGTCGATCTCGGTGGCGATCCAGGCCGCCTCGTCGTGTTCGTTGTCAGCGACGTACCCGACGATCTTCTCGCCGGCACCGGCGTCGGACCACAGCCGCTTCGGCTTGCGGTCCGGGTTGCGTGCGATCACCGCGTTGGCGGCGTTCAGGATGGTCTGCGTCGAACGGTAGTTCTGCTCGAGCAGGATCACCCGCGCGTCGGGGTAGTCCGCCTCGAACTGGAGGATGTTGCGGATCGTTGCGCCCCGGAACGCGTAGACCGACTGGTCCGCATCGCCGACGACGCACAGCTCGGCGGCATCCTCGCCCTCGCCGACCAGCTCGCGGACGAGGACGTACTGCGCGTGGTTCGTGTCCTGGTACTCATCGACCAGCACGTGCCGGAACCGCCGCCGATAGTGCTCCGCGACCTCCGGGAAGAGCTGAAGGATGCTCACCGTCGTCATGATCAGGTCGTCGAAGTCCAGCGCGTTCGACTGGGCCAGCCGGCGCTGGTAGACCTCGTAGGCGTCCGCGACCATCCGCTCCAGATGGTTGGTCGCCTGGGCCTTGGCGGACTCGTAGTCGACCAGCTCGTTCTTGAGGTTGGAGACCTGGGCGCTGACCGAGCGCGGCGAGAGCCGCTTCGGGTCCAGGTCGAGGTCACGGCACACCGTGGTCATCAGCCGGCGGGAGTCATCCGCGTCGTAGATCGAGAACGAGCTGGTGAAGCCGAGCCGCTTGACCTCTGCGCGCAGGATCCGCACGCAGGCGGAGTGAAAGGTCGACACCCACATCGCGCGAGCCCGGTTGCCGACCAGCTTGGCAACCCGCTCCTTCATCTCGCCGGCCGCTTTGTTGGTGAAGGTGATCGCAAGCACCTGCCCGGGCTGGACACTGCGCTCGGCGAGCAGCCAGGCGACCCGGTGGGTGAGCACCCGCGTCTTGCCCGAGCCGGCGCCCGCGACGATCAGCAGCGGAGCGCCTTCGTGGACGACGGCGGCCCGCTGCTGC is drawn from Mycobacteriales bacterium and contains these coding sequences:
- the pcrA gene encoding DNA helicase PcrA, encoding MTTLFDERGDPADPAEPDHERPRPRAVVDPETLLEGLNPQQRAAVVHEGAPLLIVAGAGSGKTRVLTHRVAWLLAERSVQPGQVLAITFTNKAAGEMKERVAKLVGNRARAMWVSTFHSACVRILRAEVKRLGFTSSFSIYDADDSRRLMTTVCRDLDLDPKRLSPRSVSAQVSNLKNELVDYESAKAQATNHLERMVADAYEVYQRRLAQSNALDFDDLIMTTVSILQLFPEVAEHYRRRFRHVLVDEYQDTNHAQYVLVRELVGEGEDAAELCVVGDADQSVYAFRGATIRNILQFEADYPDARVILLEQNYRSTQTILNAANAVIARNPDRKPKRLWSDAGAGEKIVGYVADNEHDEAAWIATEIDRLADNEGIRPCDVAVFYRTNAQSRVFEEVFIRVGLPYKVVGGVRFYERREIRDALAYLRVVFNPSDTVSLRRILNTPKRGIGDTSEGAIATLAERERITFFEALHRAADANLASRSLNAIQAFVALIDELVSMADAAPGDVLEAVLDRSGYLAELRASSDPQDEGRVENLEELVSVAREFEQTRPEGTLGDFLEQVALIADADQVPDSDGSDGVVTLMTLHTAKGLEFPVVFLSGMEDGVFPHIRSLGNATELEEERRLAYVGITRAEKRLYVSRANIRSAWGSPSYNPPSRFLDDLPPELVEWHGSATANTSALAIERANRRGRSAGPGLRPVPSLQPGDRVTHDAFGMGVVVAVRGVDSSAEAEVDFGAEVGRKRLLLRYAPVVKL